A single genomic interval of Coccidioides posadasii str. Silveira chromosome 1, complete sequence harbors:
- the VPS55 gene encoding Vacuolar protein sorting-associated protein 55 (EggNog:ENOG410PQQA~COG:U~TransMembrane:4 (i7-26o32-50i71-90o96-122i)~BUSCO:16176at33183) yields the protein MTPGLKTIISLSFVLAIGFILVILSAAVWHNFLPLLVVATYVIAPLPNWICGRCANPDDFMEAPGSGVVDFGRWLTGFFVVMGIALPAILAHTGAIQVPAMIMSVLGGLLIYGTIISFTMFFQEQEEF from the exons ATGACGCCCGGGTTAAAGACCATTATTTCTCTTTCGTTT GTCCTTGCGATCGGTTTTATTCTGGTCATCCTTTCAGCCGCAGTATGGCATAATTTCCTTCCGCTCCTTGTCGTCGCAACCTATGTGATCGCACCACTGCCAAATTGGATATGCGGGCGATGTGCCAATCCGGATGATTTTATGGAGGCGCCTGGTAGCGGGGTAGTTGACTTCGGACGATGGTTGACGGGATTCTTCGTGGTGATGGGAATTG CCCTGCCGGCGATCTTAGCTCATACGGGTGCGATCCAGGTTCCGGCTATGATTATGTCTGTTTTGGGGGGGCTCTTAATATACGGCACGATAATCAGCTTCACTATGTTTTTCCAGGAACAAGAAGAATTTTGA
- a CDS encoding uncharacterized protein (EggNog:ENOG410PHF0~COG:O~MEROPS:MER0000549~BUSCO:12807at33183), whose protein sequence is MFRNNYDNDSVTFSPQGRIFQVEYAQEAVKQGSVVVGIVSKTHAVLAALKRNAEELSSYQKKVIAIDSHMGIAIAGLASDARVLSNFMKQQSLSSKMTYGRPIPVERIVSRIGDRAQTNTQHYGRRPYGVGLLVAGVDDAGPHLFEFQPSGMTQEMLACAIGARSQMARTYLEKHLDEFANCGRDELINHALKALKESLSQDKELTIDNTTVGVTGIGTEATRGKMDTFKVYDGQDVTAFLEASTGEAVTSTTEPQGGESMEVDS, encoded by the exons ATGTTTCGGAATAATTATGACAACGACTCCGTCACATT TTCTCCGCAAGGGAGAATATTTCAGGTCGAATATGCACAAGAAGCCGTCAAGCAAGGTTCGGTGGTGGTTGGAATTGTCAGCAAAACACATGCAGTATTAGCCGCGCTCAAG AGAAACGCAGAAGAACTCTCTTCTTACCAAAAGAAGGTCATCGCAATCGACTCGCACATGGGTATTGCCATTGCCGGCTTAGCGTCAGACGCTCGTGTCCTCTCCAATTTCATGAAACAACAATCTCTCTCCTCAAAGATGACATACGGCCGCCCCATCCCTGTAGAACGCATTGTTAGTCGGATTGGTGACCGTGCTCAGACAAATACACAGCATTACGGGAGGAGACCCTATGGCGTGGGACTGCTGGTCGCGGGGGTTGACGACGCTGGGCCTCACTTGTTTGAATTCCAGCCCTCTGGCATGACACAGGAGATGCTTGCCTGCGCGATTGGGGCAAGAAGCCAAATGGCACGCACATATCTAGAAAAGCATTTGGATGAATTTGCAAATTGTGGACGGGACGAATTAATCAATCACGCTCTGAAGGCATTGAAAGAGAGTTTGTCCCAGGATAAGGAGTTGACGATTGATAATACCACAGTGGGGGTCACGGGTATTGGCACAGAGGCAACAAGGGGGAAGATGGATACCTTCAAGGTGTACGATGGCCAGGACGTCACAGCTTTCTTGGAGGCGAGCACGGGCGAAGCCGTCACCTCCACCACAGAACCTCAGGGAGGAGAATCGATGGAAGTGGACTCCTGA
- a CDS encoding uncharacterized protein (EggNog:ENOG410PHUH~COG:S~BUSCO:12924at33183), which produces MTVPMEQKRPVVCVFCGSKPGANPAYLAAARALAHVFHKENITLVYGGGTAGIMGELARTLVSLSGPESVQGVIPSALVGVENGYKADSAARSQRDGSSEAIGKAPERIVPQSSSLEKINSEYGVTTIVPDMHTRKQEMAKKVIAGGPGSGFVVLPGGFGTLEEAMEMITWNQLGIHHRGIVLLNIDGYWDGIMSWISKSVQAEFVSEANSKIIVECKDAEHVLDALMKYKLSEGRYRLEWEGTREDCKP; this is translated from the exons ATGACCGTTCCCATGGAGCAGAAACGCCCTGTTGTCTGTGTCTT CTGCGGCTCTAAGCCCGGAGCAAACCCAGCATATCTCGCAGCCGCACGCGCTCTTGCCCATGTCTTTCATAAAGAAAACATAACTTTGGTATATGGCGGCGGGACGGCCGGTATCATGGGCGAATTAGCTCGGACGCTGGTATCCCTCTCCGGTCCGGAATCAGTTCAAGGAGTAATTCCATCAGCACTGGTTGGAGTCGAGAACGGGTACAAAGCCGATTCGGCAGCTCGTTCGCAACGCGACGGAAGTTCGGAAGCTATCGGCAAGGCACCTGAGCGCATTGTTCCTCAGTCTTCTTCCCTAGAGAAAATCAACTCTGAATACGGCGTCACTACCATTGTTCCGGACATGCATACGCGTAAACAAGAGATGGCCAAGAAAGTGATTGCTGGAGGACCTGGGTCGGGATTTGTCGTGCTCCCGGGTGGGTTTGGGACTTTGGAAGAGGCTATGGAGATGATTACATGGAATCAATTGGGCATTCATCACCGGGGCATTGTCCTGCTGAATATAGACGGATATTGGGATGGAATCATGAGTTGGATTAGCAAGTCTGTGCAGGCTGAATTTGTGAGTGAGGCGAATAGTAAGATCATAGTGGAATGCAAGGATGCGGAGCATGTCTTGGATGCCCTGATGAAATATAAACTTAGTGAAGGGCGGTACCGGCTGGAGTGGGAGGGAACAAGGGAAGACTGTAAACCATAG
- the MED6 gene encoding Mediator of RNA polymerase II transcription subunit 6 (BUSCO:433181at4751~EggNog:ENOG410PPD9~COG:K~BUSCO:11783at33183): MEPSPDVPLEEITWHSPQHVQMMGGFLHSNNILFYFAESPFFDPTSNNASLALQAMHNENLRPFIETRGAFEGRLKTMQGLEFIVAHDPLLEAAAANAAAVARGEQPKEASNVWVIRKQMRRRSAAMGGQDDVQVLATYFVVGDSVFMAPSVWSVVGRRMLSTVTSLTKVLSTASALLTFSPSYGHSYLPHVPKSLEPTQLGQQSAQQSKETTPMPDMSGDKTTSRSALADASTTTLNASSLQDARDFAETLNLLARYGNEYIDETPLAGEPGSFIFTKASASVAEQLSVAGAGAQASRQNIRSGATTPVPFGAGRPASVQPDSTKGKAADRPPAATKDKGKKRKSKIGSMSQ, translated from the exons ATGGAGCCCTCACCAGATGTGCCTCTGGAAGAGATAACATGGCATTCTCCGCAGCATGTTCAGATGATGGGTGGTTTTCTCCACTCCAACAACA TTCTCTTCTACTTTGCCGAATCCCCCTTTTTTGATCCTACGTCGAACAATGCGTCCCTCGCCCTCCAGGCCATGCATAATGAGAATCTCAGACCTTTCATTGAGACGCGCGGAGCATTCGAAGGGAGGCTGAAGACCATGCAAGGCCTGGAGTTTATAGTCGCGCATGATCCGTTACTAGAGGCGGCTGCTGCCAATGCGGCTGCCGTGGCGCGCGGAGAGCAGCCCAAGGAGGCGTCAAATGTATGGGTGATTAGAAAGCAGATGAGGAGGCGGTCGGCGGCAATGGGCGGGCAGGATGATGTACAGGTTTTGGCGACGTATTTTGTTGTTGGGGATTCTGTGTTTATGGCACCCTCAGTCTGGAGCGTAGTGGGGAGGAGGATG CTCTCGACAGTTACGTCGCTGACAAAAGTCCTTTCCACGGCATCAGCTTTACTTACATTCTCCCCCTCCTATGGACATAGCTATCTCCCACACGTACCAAAGTCCCTTGAGCCCACACAACTTGGCCAACAATCCGCACAGCAAAGCAAAGAAACAACGCCTATGCCTGATATGTCTGGGGATAAAACCACGTCAAGATCTGCGCTTGCAGATGCATCAACAACCACATTAAATGCCTCTTCTTTACAAGACGCCCGGGATTTTGCGGAGACCCTCAACCTCCTTGCTCGTTATGGCAATGAGTATATAGACGAAACACCGCTGGCCGGCGAACCAGGGTCGTTTATATTTACCAAAGCCTCAGCGTCTGTCGCGGAGCAATTGTCCGTCGCCGGTGCCGGCGCTCAAGCATCACGGCAGAATATCCGGTCAGGAGCAACAACACCAGTGCCGTTTGGGGCAGGAAGACCGGCGAGTGTACAGCCAGACTCTACGAAGGGGAAAGCGGCGGATAGGCCTCCTGCGGCGACCAAGGACAAgggaaagaagaggaaatcCAAAATTGGATCGATGAGCCAATGA
- a CDS encoding uncharacterized protein (EggNog:ENOG410PJNY~COG:A~BUSCO:699at33183) has product MEIFCRNVPDQVQEKHLKKEFTAILAQFSITSFSCRKAGKKNAFLTILDVQKAQRLMDVHGQDEQKKRRPAKPLKMFGRPIYLEKGRNEPDEYALRALRFEEEKRLAALTTSNIANTPQSSLVDGKSATVQVKRFPVTTMSCGFWDYQRGDPVFVEFFRCPGTGNMLFGKSSLRVTMKNVAPSTDYYLEFSYLNVQSIHIGTSQQATMTILTDIAPRYYISDPMEKAKAQTAKLLNRYAQVPTKRRVGNFGGDHAVTSGICFSYRFELWYRHTSAIRRLRDDDHLPPIGTWADRRVVYRYPFTVFKEQFDLFLEVQQIPFTLKFQIAKLVWNGEMSPMKALQFYPFIKRSRDIHGLEVVIEALKKLTTNLEYPSPDTHESDVDVIALGTLLDQMIERVDFQDSTRLNLVHPNNVKVHRAQVTPSGTYLYGPNIETKNRVLRQYNDHINNFLRVEFVDETGDPVYFDPQASLHNIFHERFKGVLKQGIKIGGCHFSFLGFSHSSLRSQTCWFVAPFTTSSGERFDAQSIIQGLGSFSHIYSPAKLAARIGQTFSETQTSIAIPEDAVFLNEPDMKRNGRVFSDGVGTFSPRLLYKIWSEYALREKVKPTVFQIRFAGAKGMVSLDTRLKGEQLRLRESMVKFSARRAFNIEVCGSGIRALPFYLNAQIIKILEDLGVPPTGFIKLQSDEIERLLSVGKSASKTSQFLEESSIAKEVRVPWLIEILHGLGFHHDQDPFLRSVVQLAIFFKMRDLKYRARIRVPEAVTLYGIMDETGYLNEGEIFCTFLNEEGGREILVRDQVIVTRAPALHPGDVQYAKAVDVPENSPLRSLHNCVIFSQHGFRDLPSMLSGGDLDGDLYNVIYDERLMPPCTYPPANYPKVEEKLLDREVLRDDIIDFFVTFMQQDQLGRIATIHQAIADQRPAGTLDRDCLLLAELHSVAVDFSKSGIPVDLTRIPKRPRYYPDFMAPSPRIKIADSIEVVEEEQYLAEDEDDDEDERPQRRYYKSNRILGVMYRNINEQEFLNAVRNASKLRRDDNTLLNAIWDYVASETEGFQWDHLVEDGRKVKDIYEDKLREIMQQYSKTPWKSSLTEVEVVMGSILGQNSKQSRRDKEASQSMREEYQELVNFTISMLTDRDSGGDDSLERSIASFWHALHGKYSGSRSQKKVALLSFPWIAAMVCLQEVDRFQRATVPF; this is encoded by the exons ATGGAAATCTTTTGCCGCAATGTCCCTGACCAGGTTCAAGAGAAGCATTTGAAGAAAGAGTTTACGGCTATTCTCGCGCAGTTCTCGATTACCAGCTTCAGTTGCCGAAAGGCAGGGAAGAAAAATGCGTTTCTCACTATTCTTGACGTTCAGAAGGCCCAGAGGCTCATGGATGTTCATGGTCAAGATgagcagaagaagagaagaccGGCTAAACCGCTTAAGATGTTTGGCCGACCCATTTATCTCGAGAAGGGCCGAAACGAACCGGATGAATATGCCCTACGTGCATTGCGGTttgaggaagaaaagagactAGCCGCCCTAACTACTAGCAACATAGCTAATACACCGCAATCATCGCTGGTTGATGGGAAAAGCGCTACCGTACAAGTGAAACGCTTTCCTGTCACAACCATGTCTTGCGGTTTTTGGGATTATCAGCGCGGTGATCCTGTGTTCGTTGAATTCTTCCGATGTCCAGGTACTGGAAACATGCTTTTCGGGAAATCGTCACTTCGTGTCACTATGAAGAACGTTGCCCCGTCGACAGATTACTATTTGGAGTTTTCATACTTGAATGTCCAGAGCATACATATCGGGACATCCCAGCAAGCCACCATGACAATTTTGACCGACATCGCGCCCCGATATTACATATCTGACCCCATGGAAAAGGCAAAGGCACAAACGGCAAAATTGCTCAACAGATACGCTCAAGTTCCAACTAAGCGCAGAGTTGGCAATTTCGGCGGTGATCATGCGGTAACTTCGGGGATCTGCTTTTCGTATCGATTCGAATTGTGGTACCGACATACTTCTGCAATTCGAAGGCTTCGTGATGATGACCACCTTCCTCCGATCGGCACATGGGCCGATCGCCGAGTGGTTTACCGATATCCTTTCACTGTTTTTAAGGAACAGTTTGACCTTTTCTTGGAAGTGCAGCAAATTCCTTTCACCCTCAAATTTCAAATTGCCAAATTAGTTTGGAACGGAGAGATGAGTCCCATGAAGGCTTTACAGTTCTATCCGTTCATTAAGCGTTCACGAGATATCCATGGGCTCGAGGTCGTTATTGAAGCCCTAAAGAAATTGACCACCAACCTGGAATATCCGAGCCCCGATACGCATGAATCCGACGTTGATGTGATCGCATTGGGAACTCTCTTAGATCAGATGATTGAAAGGGTAGACTTTCAGGACTCCACCCGCTTAAATCTTGTCCATCCGAATAATGTGAAAGTCCACCGAGCTCAGGTGACACCGAGTGGGACATATCTTTATGGGCCCAATATTGAAACAAAAAATCGTGTTTTGCGTCAATATAATGACCACATTAATAACTTTCTTCGTGTTGAATTTGTGGATGAAACGGGTGATCCTGTCTATTTTGATCCCCAAGCTTCACTCCACAATATTTTCCACGAGCGCTTCAAAGGGGTTCTAAAACAGGGCATTAAAATTGGAGGTTGTCATTTTAGTTTCCTGGGGTTTTCCCATTCTTCTTTGCGCAGCCAGACGTGTTGGTTCGTAGCGCCCTTTACAACAAGTAGCGGTGAGCGTTTTGATGCACAAAGCATCATTCAAGGCCTTGGCTCCTTCAGCCATATCTATTCCCCAGCAAAGCTAGCAGCAAGGATTGGGCAAACTTTCTCGGAGACGCAGACATCCATTGCAATTCCAGAAGACGCCGTTTTTTTGAACGAGCCCGATATGAAGCGAAATGGGAGAGTCTTTAGTGATGGAGTGGGTACATTCTCACCACGTCTTTTGTATAAGATTTGGAGCGAGTACGCTCTCCGAGAAAAAGTAAAGCCAACAGTTTTCCAGATACGATTTGCTG GAGCTAAGGGCATGGTGTCTCTAGATACTCGGCTTAAAGGGGAGCAGCTGAGATTGAGAGAATCTATGGTGAAGTTTTCAGCAAGGCGTGCTTTCAATATTGAGGTTTGTGGGTCTGGAATTCGGGCGTTGCCATTCTACCTGAACGCTCAGATCATCAAAATACTTGAAGATCTGGGTGTACCTCCTACAGGTTTCATAAAGCTTCAGTCCGATGAGATCGAACGCCTTCTTTCAGTTGGAAAGTCTGCTTCGAAGACCTCGCAATTCTTGGAGGAGTCAAGTATTGCGAAGGAAGTACGTGTGCCATGGCTCATCGAGATTCTGCATGGCCTTGGGTTCCATCATGATCAGGATCCATTCCTTCGATCGGTTGTTCAGCTAGCTATCTTCTTCAAGATGCGTGATTTGAAGTATCGAGCACGGATTCGGGTGCCAGAGGCTGTTACTCTTTATGGGATCATGGATGAGACGGGGTACCTAAATGAAGGAGAGATCTTTTGTACCTTCTTGAACGAAGAGGGCGGTCGTGAGATCCTTGTTAGAGACCAGGTTATTGTCACTCGGGCCCCTGCTTTACACCCCGGGGACGTCCAGTATGCAAAGGCCGTCGATGTCCCAGAGAATTCGCCTCTTCGCAGTTTGCATAACTGCGTGATTTTCAGTCAGCACGGGTTTCGCGACTTGCCCAGCATGCTGAGCGGAGGTGATCTAGATGGTGATCTCTACAATGTTATATATGACGAACGCCTAATGCCGCCATGCACTTATCCTCCTGCCAATTATCCAAAGGTTGAAGAGAAATTACTCGATCGAGAGGTACTTAGGGATGATATCATTGATTTCTTTGTCACCTTTATGCAGCAGGACCAGTTGGGCCGTATAGCCACTATTCATCAAGCCATTGCGGATCAGAGGCCCGCTGGTACCTTGGATCGAGACTGTTTGCTGCTTGCAGAATTACATTCAGTAGCGGTTGACTTTTCTAAGAGTGGAATACCG GTTGATTTGACTCGTATTCCTAAACGGCCTCGCTATTATCCAGATTTTATGGCCCCGAGCCCTCGTATCAAGATTGCAGATAGCATTGAAGTCGTCGAGGAAGAACAATATCTTGCTGAAGACGAAGACGACGATGAGGACGAGAGACCTCAAAGGCGCTACTATAAAAGTAATCGTATTCTTGGGGTCATGTACCGTAATATCAACGAGCAGGAGTTCCTTAATGCCGTTCGAAATGCCAGCAAGTTAAGGCGAGATGACAACACGCTGCTTAATGCTATTTGGGACTATGTGGCAAGCGAAACGGAAGGCTTTCAATGGGATCACCTTGTCGAGGATGGTAGGAAAGTGAAAGATAT CTATGAGGATAAGCTCCGAGAAATCATGCAGCAGTATTCGAAGACGCCGTGGAAGAGCTCCCTGACGGAAGTCGAAGTTGTCATGGGATCCATTCTCGGACAAAATAGCAAGCAGAGTAGACGTGATAAAGAGGCATCTCAATCAATGCGGGAAG AATACCAAGAGTTAGTTAATTTTACCATCTCTATGCTAACCGATAGGGACTCCGGCGGCGACGACTCCCTTGAGCGCTCAATTGCCTCTTTTTGGCACGCATTACATGGGAAGTATAGTGGATCGAGGAGCCAAAAAAAGGTGGCGTTGCTGAGTTTTCCATGGATCGCCGCCATGGTGTGTTTGCAAGAAGTCGATAGGTTCCAGAGAGCAACAGTGCCCTTCTAA
- a CDS encoding uncharacterized protein (EggNog:ENOG410PJCM~COG:J): protein MKFHPANFSAYMNIAHSKVIGGAQKSLLRGSRNEKRSGLLPENEPEKAPEEEPEKNPEKRLKDTADKEVEDLLTNANGLAKDKVFVDRLKGNLSKISKLRDAQIEKEAEHENKSDMYRLPRNGEPEASSSVHQGGSSTADNASSSGQHSICDDPPSDSRASDGMYSEILRKIENRPRGAFCGVAGYMDVGGGFEFLVLGHAAFTWSAPGTPEIWRVGAAATISARSTAQQGWDEVRGRLDALLQIFRHRLDSEVDEGDPERDRGLFSQEQCSETSSQASHYSQDDRSSAGKWRSGKKKKKKKKKGKA from the coding sequence ATGAAATTCCATCCGGCAAATTTCAGCGCATATATGAATATCGCACATTCGAAAGTTATTGGTGGCGCCCAGAAAAGTCTACTTCGCGGCAGTAGAAATGAGAAGAGATCTGGATTGCTTCCTGAAAACGAACCGGAAAAAGCCCCCGAAGAAGAGCCTGAGAAGAACCCCGAGAAGAGACTTAAGGATACTGCCGATAAGGAAGTTGAGGACTTGTTGACCAACGCAAATGGGTTGGCGAAAGACAAAGTCTTCGTAGATCGACTCAAAGGCAATTTATCCAAAATTTCGAAGTTACGAGACGCTCAGATCGAAAAAGAGGCGGAACACGAAAACAAGTCTGATATGTATCGACTGCCCAGGAATGGCGAGCCAGAGGCGTCGTCTTCAGTGCATCAAGGAGGGAGTTCTACCGCAGACAACGCATCAAGCAGTGGCCAACATTCGATATGCGATGATCCCCCTTCCGATTCACGCGCTTCAGATGGTATGTACTCGGAGATTTTGAGGAAAATAGAGAATCGTCCAAGGGGTGCCTTCTGCGGCGTCGCAGGATACATGGATGTCGGAGGTGGTTTCGAGTTTTTGGTTCTTGGTCACGCAGCTTTTACTTGGTCCGCACCCGGAACACCCGAAATTTGGCGGGTTGGAGCCGCCGCAACCATCAGCGCCAGAAGCACCGCCCAGCAAGGATGGGATGAAGTGCGGGGAAGATTGGATGCTCTACTGCAGATATTTCGCCATCGCCTTGATTCTGAGGTGGACGAGGGAGATCCAGAAAGGGACCGAGGTCTTTTTTCACAGGAGCAATGTTCTGAAACATCTTCTCAGGCTTCTCATTACTCCCAAGATGATAGAAGTTCTGCAGGGAAGTGGAGGTctgggaagaagaaaaagaagaagaagaagaagggcaaAGCCTAG
- a CDS encoding uncharacterized protein (EggNog:ENOG410PJCM~COG:J), translating to MSEKGESFRGEVSRPAKILYINAYDAPSSDLISQLQRNLGVDVDVCDRVKTLGIKGCIPAFPLYDAVVVGLGDDSDVWEGSLAELWDCEKVPMLAVGVPFLDFCFEHHAGIEKFPRSLDGTHLDLVHCGENIFKGLGEFKVTPFYNYRAGIRHLTERRVVDHQHEDNWYPSTRCSEIAPLAWCSIPSENQSALMAAHHLKNPIWAIYFRLEACKPTQLGSELLKGW from the coding sequence ATGAGTGAAAAGGGCGAAAGTTTTCGTGGCGAAGTTTCTCGACCTGCAAAGATTCTTTACATTAATGCATATGATGCCCCGTCCAGCGATCTCATTTCTCAGCTGCAGCGTAATCTCGGCGTGGACGTTGATGTTTGTGACCGTGTTAAAACACTGGGCATCAAAGGGTGCATTCCTGCCTTTCCGTTATATGATGCCGTTGTGGTAGGTCTGGGTGACGATTCGGACGTTTGGGAGGGATCTCTAGCCGAGCTTTGGGATTGCGAAAAGGTTCCTATGCTTGCAGTCGGCGTGCCCTTTCTGGATTTCTGCTTTGAGCACCATGCGGGAATTGAGAAATTTCCACGATCGCTAGATGGAACACACCTAGATTTGGTGCATTGCGGAGAGAATATATTTAAAGGCTTGGGGGAGTTTAAAGTGACACCGTTCTATAATTATCGGGCTGGGATTCGGCATCTAACAGAACGTCGCGTGGTGGATCACCAACATGAGGATAACTGGTACCCAAGCACGCGATGCTCAGAAATCGCACCTCTTGCTTGGTGCTCTATTCCAAGTGAAAACCAGTCGGCGTTGATGGCGGCTCACCACTTGAAAAATCCTATCTGGGCCATTTATTTTCGTCTTGAAGCTTGCAAGCCAACTCAACTCGGCTCCGAGCTTTTAAAAGGATGGTAG